The Anopheles marshallii chromosome X, idAnoMarsDA_429_01, whole genome shotgun sequence genome includes a window with the following:
- the LOC128711007 gene encoding uncharacterized protein LOC128711007, with protein MRDDKRVYSFRDVEEAKDAYGDDVKKDVKLWIREFEDIAKMVKWTDDQKFVMCRKKLTGTARSFIQTQCGITSYTTLRDALIREFGKIVCASDVHRELAARRKKEKETMLEYTYAMQRIAQVVKLDEVSLCEYIADGATADARERASLYEAKDLDTLKSKLDYMERANKKADDRKKLSNKSYRATEKHHCFNCGSIEHKLAECPTKDKGPKCFQCGIVGHRASECKDKRNTEKRGLKCFVCDTFGHLAKECVKRNVKNENSNVNLEGAQKDSTIVIAIENIEFNALFDSGCLPNILSVQAYLRIGSPKLSPTTMVLTGFGGKTTKAYGTAIVNMTIDGVGCEGLTFHVVPDQTMPYEAILGRASLEHFGAIVTTEGVKIVPKEENSVMAIGSTEGDIDVPPRYYNTVKSLIDEYEPVKEVTSVVEMKIIVEDDTPIRTTPRRFAPKEKKVIENTLFEWLKGNIIQESDSDYASPVVLARKKDGSMRVCVDYRELNRKVRKDCFPMRNMEDQIDQLQAAKVFTTLDLKNSFFHVPIEQSSRKYTAFVTHTGQYEFLRAPFGFCNSPAVFGRFIANAFQELIKGNRIMVYVDDVIIASSDAKENIETLKDLLSVAKRSGIAKELSARVSRWALILEEYEYTIVHRPGTAMRQVDALSRAPVMVVTSDPLIEMMITAQQRDDRIRAIRELVKTQSVEKITGEGPNITTTAASHMKIYQLDNEEE; from the exons ATGAGAGACGATAAGCGCGTATACTCGTTTCGTGATgttgaagaagcaaaagaTGCGTATGGGGACGATGTAAAGAAGGACGTGAAATTATGGATTCGCGAGTTCGAGGACATAGCGAAAATGGTGAAGTGGACAGATGATCAGAAATTCGTCATGTGTCGAAAAAAACTAACGGGGACCGCACGCAGTTTTATTCAAACGCAGTGTGGAATAACGTCTTATACCACGTTGCGCGATGCGCTGATTCGGGAATTTGGAAAGATAGTGTGTGCAAGTGACGTGCACAGAGAGTTAGCGGCCAgacgaaagaaggaaaaggaaacaatgcTAGAATATACATACGCAATGCAGCGAATTGCTCAGGTCGTGAAGTTGGACGAAGTGAGTCTGTGTGAGTATATTGCGGACGGAGCGACCGCAGACGCAAGGGAACGTGCGTCATTATACGAAGCAAAAGATCTCGACACGTTGAAAAGCAAGCTGGATTACATGGAAAGAGCCAACAAAAAGGCAGACGATAGGAAGAAACTATCGAATAAGTCTTATAGAGCAACAGAGAAGCATCATTGTTTCAATTGTGGTAGTATCGAACACAAGCTGGCCGAGTGTCCAACCAAGGACAAAGGACCGAAATGCTTCCAATGTGGTATTGTGGGGCATCGGGCGTCTGAGTGTAAGGACAAAAGAAATACGGAGAAGAGAGGTCTGAAATGTTTCGTGTGCGACACGTTCGGACACTTAGCGAAAGAGTGTGTGAAGCGAAATGTAAAGAACGAAAACTCGAACGTTAATCTAGAAGGTGCGCAAAAAGATAGCACTATTGTTATCGCTATCGAGAATATAGAATTCAATGCTTTGTTCGACAGCGGTTGTCTTCCAAATATACTATCGGTTCAGGCGTATCTAAGAATTGGGTCTCCAAAACTCTCGCCAACCACGATGGTTCTTACCGGCTTCGGGGGAAAGACAACAAAAGCATATGGAACAGCGATCGTCAACATGACGATCGATGGTGTTGGGTGTGAGGGTCTAACGTTTCATGTCGTCCCAGATCAGACCATGCCATATGAAGCAATTTTGGGAAGAGCGTCGCTAGAACATTTCGGTGCTATAGTGACCACAGAAGGCGTGAAGATAGtaccaaaagaagaaaacagtgTAATGGCAATTGGTTCCACGGAAGGTGATATCGATGTACCACCTCGCTATTACAATACCGTGAAAAGTCTAATCGATGAATATGAACCAGTAAAGGAGGTAACCAGTGTAGTAGAAATGAAGATTATTGTGGAGGATGATACTCCGATCCGTACGACTCCTCGCCGGTTCgctccaaaagaaaaaaaagtgatagAAAACACTCTGTTTGAGTGGTTGAAGGGAAACATCATACAAGAAAGTGATAGTGACTATGCAAGTCCAGTCGTTCTGGCTCGCAAGAAAGATGGTTCTATGAGAGTTTGTGTGGACTACCGCGAATTAAATCGAAAAGTTAGAAAGGATTGTTTCCCAATGCGCAACATGGAAGATCAAATCGACCAACTTCAAGCGGCGAAGGTGTTTACAACGCTGGATCTGAAAAACTCGTTTTTTCACGTGCCGATCGAACAGTCGAGTCGGAAGTATACCGCGTTTGTAACACACACGGGTCAGTACGAGTTCCTGAGGGCaccgtttggtttttgtaaTAGTCCAGCTGTTTTCGGTAGGTTCATAGCGAACGCGTTCCAGGAACTAATCAAGGGTAATAGAATAATGGTGTATGTGGATGATGTGATCATCGCTAGTAGTgacgcaaaggaaaacatagaAACGTTGAAGGATTTGCTGAGTGTAGCAAAACGCAGCGGAATT GCGAAGGAACTGTCGGCACGCGTTTCCCGATGGGCGTTGATACTGGAGGAATACGAGTACACCATAGTGCATCGGCCAGGTACGGCAATGAGACAGGTCGATGCATTAAGCAGAGCGCCGGTGATGGTAGTGACCAGTGACCCGCTCATCGAGATGATGATTACCGCTCAGCAGAGAGATGACCGCATTCGAGCTATCCGTGAATTGGTGAAGACGCAATC